A stretch of Coccidioides posadasii str. Silveira chromosome 2, complete sequence DNA encodes these proteins:
- a CDS encoding uncharacterized protein (EggNog:ENOG410PY8P), producing MTYPHRAPAHPHSNPHHPPPKITSAIPPPQGPSPVYHHPTNLNHTPAMHVQAHPPNVHPTPPPNPPPGYLMLPIPFPVRPLFNNILNAPDNIGEMRRRFFLLGTPIIQSHYEHEIYWPFMDNFWVRNKVKDSADCRTEYYWCRLFRKQDQKSAVPPELRKRKCSIRSAVGCEMKLRKRFWRDGTVEISNHGTCNQHCHSMDEMDQIKRNSAVRLAIGNEIGKGYRPTEVKRVLLKNREILTAAGGQCITIKDCHNAALVHNKEQKENQTSVKGDDQPEVQENIQDDDEPMLGSVLEDNSRVGPEATKEQSSRPPMQGQLQVAGQDQQEPGGSGAHLAVSTALELTRDINGEPDGQTNQG from the exons ATGACGTACCCGCACCGCGCGCCTGCTCACCCACATTCTAACCCACATCATCCTCCACCCAAGATTACTTCCGCGATTCCTCCGCCCCAAGGGCCTTCTCCGGTGTACCACCATCCCACCAATTTGAATCATACTCCCGCAATGCACGTACAAGCCCATCCTCCGAATGTGCACCCCACACCACCTCCAAACCCGCCACCCGGATATCTTATGCTTCCCATTCCGTTCCCCGTGAGACCGCTATTCAATAACATTCTCAATGCGCCGGACAATATCGGAGAGATGAGACGGCGATTTTTCCTTCTAGGGACACCAATAATCCAATCCCATTACGAACATGAGATATACTGGCCGTTCATGGACAACTTCTGGGTGCGGAACAAAGTCAAAGACTCTGCAGATTGTAGGACAGAGTATTACTGGTGCCGATTGTTCAGGAAGCAGGACCAAAA ATCCGCCGTTCCCCCCGAACTACGAAAGCGAAAATGCTCCATTCGCAGCGCTGTGGGATGCGAGATGAAGCTCCGGAAACGCTTCTGGAGGGATGGCACCGTCGAGATCTCAAATCACGGAACATGCAATCAGCACTGCCATTCAATGGACGAGATGGATCAGATCAAACGCAACTCCGCCGTTAGGCTTGCGATTGGCAACGAAATCGGCAAAGGATACAGACCCACCGAGGTGAAAAGGGTGCTGCTAAAGAATCGGGAAATTTTAACCGCTGCTGGCGGACAGTGTATCACGATAAAAGACTGCCATAACGCCGCGCTAGTACATAATAAGGAGCAGAAAGAGAATCAAACATCAGTAAAGGGGGACGATCAGCCGGAAGTACAGGAGAATATTCAGGATGACGATGAACCTATGCTGGGGTCTGTGCTTGAAGACAACAGCCGTGTGGGGCCAGAAGCCACAAAAGAGCAGAGCAGCAGACCGCCAATGCAGGGTCAGCTGCAAGTGGCGGGGCAAGACCAGCAAGAGCCGGGTGGATCTGGAGCTCATTTGGCTGTGTCCACAGCCCTAGAGCTGACGAGAGATATAAACGGCGAACCCGATGGGCAAACTAATCAGGGCTAG
- the HER2 gene encoding Trimeric GatFAB AmidoTransferase(AdT) complex subunit (BUSCO:364284at4751~EggNog:ENOG410PGBS~COG:J~BUSCO:5868at33183), with product MSLLREAERCLVNRKAFASLNAFVTPLDRVGSWIERVKDADARRKRGAPKSSLDGKLIAIKDNICTRDVRTTCASAILENFTSPFNATVVELLEESGAIVAGKTNLDEFGMGSHSTYSHFGPVKGVRADDLGHVSAGGSSGGSAIAVATEQCYAALGTDTGGSVRLPAAYTGTVGFKPSYGLLSRWGVVAYANSLDTVGIIGANTSTVSEVFGVLNRYDHRDPTSISKATRSRIDEITGSTSKTRSERLRIGVPIEYNILELDPFVRETWRKSIQHLKNQGHTVHPVSLPATKQALSAYYVLAPAEASSNLAKYDGVRYGTRDLDSPDNTGGYLYARSRGSGFGPEVKRRIVLGAFSLSAEAIDNYFIQAQKVRRLVQSDFNKVFRLHNPLLQATLTSHPKALESDGDTAEKVDVLVCPTAPSPPPLLCSLENAAPTEAYTNDVFTVPASLAGLPALSVPVTPGDREQESPLGIQVIGQFGDDQLVLDVGSRLEKMNIQ from the exons ATGTCCCTTCTACGGGAAGCGGAAAGATGTCTTGTTAACCGAAAGGCCTTTGCGAGCCTCAATGCCTTCGTAACGCCGCTCGATCGAGTCGGATCATGGATTGAACGTGTGAAAGACGCCGATGCTCGGCGGAAGCGAG GCGCGCCGAAGTCATCATTAGACGGAAAACTCATCGCCATTAAAGATAACATCTGCACTCGTGATGTTCGAACGACATGTGCCTCTGCGATCCTCGAAAACTTCACGAGCCCGTTCAATGCCACAGTGGTGGAGCTTCTAGAGGAATCTGGTGCTATTGTTGCCGGGAAAACTAATCTGGATGAGTTTGGAATGGG GTCACACTCTACATACTCTCATTTTGGGCCAGTGAAAGGGGTTCGTGCGGATGACTTGGGCCATGTATCCGCGGGTGGGAGCTCTGGAGGTAGTGCGATTGCTGTAGCTACCGAACAGTGTTACGC AGCACTAGGAACTGATACGGGGGGTTCTGTTCGCTTGCCAGCTGCTTATACGGGAACTGTTGGTTTCAAGCCCTCATATGGGTTATTATCGAGGTGGGGAGTGGTGGCGTATGCAAATTCCCTTGATACGGTTGGGATAATTGGAGCAAATACCTCCACGGTTAGTGAAGTTTTCG GAGTGTTAAATCGCTATGACCATCGAGATCCAACCAGCATCTCCAAGGCTACTCGTTCTCGTATCGACGAAATAACTGGGAGTACCTCGAAAACGCGGAGCGAAAGATTGCGCATTGGCGTTCCCATAGAGTATAATATTCTCGAACTAGACCCTTTTGTTCGCGAAACGTGGCGTAAATCGATCCAGCATCTGAAAAATCAAGGTCACACCGTTCATCCCGTTTCTCTTCCCGCAACAAAACAAGCATTGTCCGCATACTACGTGCTCGCGCCAGCTGAAGCATCTTCTAACCTTGCCAAATACGATGGTGTCCGCTATGGTACCCGTGACCTTGATTCCCCGGATAATACAGGAGGATATCTTTACGCAAGGAGCCGCGGTTCAGGTTTCGGACCCGAGGTTAAGCGACGCATCGTTCTAGGCGCGTTTTCTCTCAGCGCTGAAGCGATAGATAACTACTTTATCCAAGCCCAAAAGGTCCGGCGACTAGTCCAATCGGACTTCAATAAAGTGTTCCGTCTTCACAATCCATTGCTCCAGGCAACCCTTACGTCTCATCCTAAAGCCCTGGAATCCGACGGCGATACGGCTGAGAAGGTAGATGTTCTTGTCTGCCCGACTGCTCCGTCACCTCCTCCTCTCCTATGCTCCCTGGAGAATGCTGCGCCGACTGAAGCGTACACCAACGATGTCTTTACCGTCCCGGCTAGCTTGGCAGGTCTTCCTGCTTTGAGTGTCCCTGTTACTCCTGGAGATCGTGAGC